The genomic DNA CCTCGCGCAATATGTGCTTTGGGCCGAAGGCTACGCCCACACACCTGGGGCGCCTGTCTTCCGATGAGGTCGATGGCATCGATGACATGTCCGATACTTTTGCCTTTAGCCCATGGCAGCCGGGCGAGCGTCAGCTGGTAGACGATGTGCATATCACTCCCTTCCCGGTAAACCACCCGGTAGAGGCCTATGCTTTGCGCGTGGAGCACACCAAGACTGGGCAGACGATCACCTACTCCGGCGATTCTTCTTATACGCCCACGCTTGTCGACGCCGCACGGGGCGCCGATATCTTCCTCTGCGAGGCCGCGTGGGGCGAGACCTCGGAGGATAAGGCCCCGGATATGCACATGTCGGGCGCGGAAGCCGGCAGGGTGGCGCGCGAGGCAGGTGTAGGCAAGCTTGTGCTCATCCACATCCAGCCTTGGGGCGATGCCCAAGCCACCTTAGAGGCCGCCCGCTCCGAATTTGATGGCGAGATTGTCCTCGGCGCCGCGGGGATGGAGTTCTAAGATACGCTGGACGGCATGACTGAATTTACTCGTGCCGATGGGCGCGCACTCGATCAGATGCGCAGCGTCCGCATTACCCGCAATTTCACCACCAACCCGGCTGGCTCGGTGCTGGTGGAGTTTGGCAATACCCGCGTCATGTGCACCGCATCGGTGGAATATGGCGTGCCGCGTTTTAAGCGCGATTCGGGCGAAGGCTGGCTTACCGCCGAGTACGCCATGTTGCCTTCTGCCACCCACGATCGCATGCCGCGCGAATCCATGAAAGGCAAGGTCAAGGGGCGTACTCATGAGATTTCCCGCCTCGTCGGCCGCTCCCTGCGCGCCGCTGTGGACCTGGAGGAGTTGGGGGAGAATACCATCCAGCTCGACTGCGACGTCCTCCAAGCCGATGGCGGCACCCGCACTGCCTCTATCACCGGCGCCTATGTTGCGCTTGCCGACGCCATCGCACACCTCAAGGCCGAGGGCGTAGTCCCCGGCGAACCGCTGCTCGATCCCATCGCTGCGGTCTCGGTAGGAATTATTGATGGCGAAATCTGCCTCGACTTGCCCTATGAGGAAGACTCCCGCGCCGAGGTCGACCTCAACGTAGTGATGCAGGAATCCGGCGATTTCGTGGAAATCCAGGGCACCGGCGAGCACGGCCTCTTTGGCCGCGAGGATCTCAACGAGATGCTGGACGTAGCCCAGAAGGGCTGCAGCGAGCTGATCGCCGCACAAAAGGCGGCGCTGGGGTGGTAATTCTCGTCGCGTCCAATAATCCGAAAAAGCTCGCGGAGCTGGAGCGTATCCTGTCTGATGCCGGTATCGAAGGCGTCGAGCTGCGCCCGCTTTCCGCCGTGGAGTCTTACCCAGAGCCGGTGGAAGATGGCCGCACCTTTGCCGATAACGCGCTCATTAAGGCCCACGCCGGCGTAGCCGCTACCGGCTTTGCCACTGTCGCGGATGACTCTGGCCTGGCAATCGAGGAGCTCAACGGCATGCCCGGTGTGCTTTCCGCCCGCTGGTCCGGCCAGCACGGCAACGACCAGGCCAATAATGACCTAGTCTTGGCGCAGATGGCCGATGTTCCCGATGAACGCCGCGCTGCAGCCTTCGTTTCCGTCTGCGCGCTCGTTACCCCAGACGGCACCGAGCATGTGACCGAAGGACGCTGGGAAGGCCACTTCCTGCGCGAGCCGCGCGGGGATAACGGCTTTGGCTATGACCCGCTCTTTCAGCCAGAAGGCGAGTCCCGGTCGGCTGCGGAGATGTCCCCAGAAGAAAAGAACGCGGTCTCGCATCGCGGCCGCGCTCTTACTCAACTTGTCCCCGCCATCGCGGAGCTGGTTCGTAGTTCCTAAAGCTGGAACTCTTCCTCGATTTCCTTGCGGCGCTTGTGCTCCATCCAGAAGGACAAGAAGGGCACCACGCCGGCGAGGGCGGTGGTAAAGAGCTTGCCCACCGGCCACAGCGCGCGTGGGCCGAGGATGAGGATGGACAGCAGGTAGGTCATGTACGCGATGCCGTGGACAATCGCGATATAGGTGGCCCACTCGGGGATATCCATGCCAATGATGTATTGGCACACCATGCGGATGACCAGAATGATCAGGAAGATACCGGTGACGGTGGCCGCAATGGAGAAAAACTTCAAGGGTCCGCGGATGCGGGCCTGGCGGGCGGGGTGAACTTTATTGGTCATAATCAGCTTTCTTCATTCTCGCCGCGCCGGCGGCGCGGGGTATTCATGGCGTTGAACGTCTCCACGTCTATCTGCGGCCGCTGCGGCAGGAAGTCCTCATCTATCTTGGTCTCTTCCTGCGACGGCGCGGGAGCTTCGGACGGGGCATTCGTGTCCTTGTAATCCATGTCGCGGGCTTCTTCCTCGGCCGCGAGGCGCTCGTTTTCATAGCGCAGCGTGGTGCGATAGGCATAGACCACGAACACGGCAAACAGCGGCCACTGGAAGGCATAGCCCAAGTTCTGGAAGGTGCCCGAGCCGGAGCGGAAGCGCGTCCACTGCCAGTAGGCCAGGAATAGGAAGAGCACGACAAAAAACACGATCAGGAGGATGTGCCACCATCGCACCTGTACGCGCCTATTCTTCTGTTCCTCATGAGTGCTCACGAGTTCCACCCTACCCACCCGGCACCGAAAAACAGAACACCCCTGGTTTCTTGTTTATTCGTGCGCCGTGTACACTATGGCAAGTCCCCCGCGCCCGTGGCGGAATTGGCAGACGCGCTAGATTTAGGTTCTAGTGTCTTAGGACGTGTGAGTTCAAGTCTCACCGGGCGCACAATCGGCGCCGTCGGCCCTCATGGCCGGCGGCGCTTTCGCGTACCTCCACTTCATATCCGCCCTATGATGATCATCATGCAAAAGCTGCTTTCCACCCTTATCGCCGTCATCCTAATCGCCGCCGTGGCTGCCACCGCGATGGTGGTCTGGCAGGTAAAAGATCCAGTGGACGTGGAGACGGAATCGAGCAATACCAAGGTCATCAAGGCCGTAGAACGGGAAGAGCAGGTGGTGCTCGTCTCGCTGGGGATGGAGGGCCTTTCGGAGGAATCCGCTACTAGCAAGCTGTGGAATTGGCAGGTACCAGGCAGCGAGCGCACCCAGTACATCAAGTATTCCTACCGCGCGAAGCTGGGCATCGAGGGATCGCAGGTCCAGGTGGAAGAAGAATCCCCGCACCACTTTCGCGTGCAGATCCCGGAATTTATTTTCATCGGGCATTCGGATGAGAACTTCGAAACCGCAGTGGAAGATAATGGTGCGCTGAGCTGGATTACCCCGGATATCGATAAGGCGGAAACCATCACCAAGATCCTCAATGAGGATAAAAAGAAAGAGGACATTGCGGATAATCGCGATGTCCTCCAATCCCAAGCCAAGCAGTTCTACACCGGAATTATCTCCGGCGTGGACCCAGAGGCCGAGGTGGATTTTTCCTTTCGCTAGCTAGTCCACCTCGGTGAACTTGCGGTCCCACGATGAGCGGACCGGATTGGCATCTGCCAGCAGAATATCGAAGCGGTCGTTGGCAATTTCTACGATTTCGCCCAGCGCGGTGCGGTATTCCTGTTCCGGGGAGTTGGCCAGGCGGCGCACACCGGCATCAATGACGCGGTCGACGGTGTCATTGGTATCCAAATAAGCCACAAACGGCATATCAAAGCGCTCGCGGTAGGCGGCAGAAAGCTCGGTGATTCGCTCGGTTTGCACATCATCCAAGTCGGTCAGCCCCAGGGAGCCGCGGTCGGCGGAGATGGTGGCGGCCTCGTCGGCGTCGGCAAGCAGCAGCTTATCCATGGCCGGGTAGTCGTGGATGAGCGCGGCGCGGCGGGAATCATCCGCGGTCAGCACGGCCACCTGAATGGCGGCGCGCAGCTCATTAACATCGCCGAACGGCCGCGACTCCCACGCCAGCTC from Corynebacterium tuberculostearicum includes the following:
- a CDS encoding MBL fold metallo-hydrolase; protein product: MKLTILGCSGSVPTAQNPASGYLLSFDNAPSIVLDMGPGTLAQLEQQQDPCDAHVAFSHLHADHCLDFPSLMVWRRFHPTAPAASRNMCFGPKATPTHLGRLSSDEVDGIDDMSDTFAFSPWQPGERQLVDDVHITPFPVNHPVEAYALRVEHTKTGQTITYSGDSSYTPTLVDAARGADIFLCEAAWGETSEDKAPDMHMSGAEAGRVAREAGVGKLVLIHIQPWGDAQATLEAARSEFDGEIVLGAAGMEF
- the rph gene encoding ribonuclease PH, producing MTEFTRADGRALDQMRSVRITRNFTTNPAGSVLVEFGNTRVMCTASVEYGVPRFKRDSGEGWLTAEYAMLPSATHDRMPRESMKGKVKGRTHEISRLVGRSLRAAVDLEELGENTIQLDCDVLQADGGTRTASITGAYVALADAIAHLKAEGVVPGEPLLDPIAAVSVGIIDGEICLDLPYEEDSRAEVDLNVVMQESGDFVEIQGTGEHGLFGREDLNEMLDVAQKGCSELIAAQKAALGW
- the rdgB gene encoding RdgB/HAM1 family non-canonical purine NTP pyrophosphatase — translated: MVILVASNNPKKLAELERILSDAGIEGVELRPLSAVESYPEPVEDGRTFADNALIKAHAGVAATGFATVADDSGLAIEELNGMPGVLSARWSGQHGNDQANNDLVLAQMADVPDERRAAAFVSVCALVTPDGTEHVTEGRWEGHFLREPRGDNGFGYDPLFQPEGESRSAAEMSPEEKNAVSHRGRALTQLVPAIAELVRSS
- a CDS encoding DUF3817 domain-containing protein, with amino-acid sequence MTNKVHPARQARIRGPLKFFSIAATVTGIFLIILVIRMVCQYIIGMDIPEWATYIAIVHGIAYMTYLLSILILGPRALWPVGKLFTTALAGVVPFLSFWMEHKRRKEIEEEFQL